In Lachnospiraceae bacterium, one DNA window encodes the following:
- a CDS encoding LacI family transcriptional regulator — protein MTIYDIAKQAGVSASTVSRVINNKPGINAQTRKRVQKLLNENHYIPNEAARGLVMQSSKIIGILIEDLRIEHHTESAYVIEQEMTALGYTCITLSTGRKDEKKADYIRILEQRRVDGAILMGSMFETEAVKKSIEEHLSDIPVAIVNGYLDLPNVYGVLIDEERGVKDCAELMLKKGKKHLVMAVDSDTPSNRNKQKGYIRAMTEQGIAKKDILLYTAVNKEFTNPRDVRAAGAKLTEHILTERPETDGIIYTTDLLAIGGLEAAKKMGKRIPEELAIMGVDNTMYGEIVTPKLSSLDNKLVEVSQNASRAILDALDKKEVSHKVMLLTDIKERETT, from the coding sequence TTTCCAGGGTCATTAATAATAAGCCCGGGATCAACGCCCAGACGCGTAAAAGGGTACAAAAATTATTAAATGAAAATCATTATATTCCCAATGAAGCAGCCAGAGGCCTGGTGATGCAGTCTTCTAAGATCATTGGTATCCTGATCGAGGATCTGCGTATTGAGCATCATACAGAATCGGCCTATGTGATCGAACAGGAGATGACTGCTTTAGGTTATACCTGTATTACTCTGAGTACCGGGCGGAAGGATGAGAAAAAGGCGGATTACATCCGCATCCTGGAACAGCGGAGAGTAGATGGTGCCATTCTCATGGGTTCTATGTTTGAAACGGAAGCTGTGAAAAAAAGCATTGAAGAACACCTTTCGGATATTCCTGTAGCCATTGTAAACGGCTATCTGGATCTGCCAAATGTTTATGGTGTCCTTATTGATGAAGAGCGGGGAGTAAAGGACTGTGCCGAGCTGATGCTTAAGAAAGGAAAGAAGCATCTGGTGATGGCAGTGGATTCTGATACACCTTCCAACCGGAACAAGCAAAAAGGTTATATAAGAGCCATGACAGAGCAGGGGATCGCTAAGAAAGATATCCTCTTATATACGGCGGTAAACAAAGAATTTACCAATCCCCGTGATGTGAGAGCTGCAGGTGCAAAGCTTACAGAACATATCCTTACAGAAAGACCTGAAACAGACGGAATCATCTATACCACAGACCTGTTGGCAATAGGCGGTCTGGAAGCAGCAAAAAAAATGGGAAAACGTATTCCGGAAGAGCTTGCGATCATGGGAGTGGATAATACTATGTACGGTGAGATCGTTACACCAAAGCTTAGCAGTCTGGATAACAAGCTGGTGGAAGTCAGCCAGAATGCTTCAAGGGCTATCCTGGATGCCCTTGATAAAAAAGAAGTGTCCCATAAAGTGATGCTTCTGACAGATATTAAAGAAAGAGAGACCACATAA